AGGGGCAGCTCTCTGGGAACAGGGCTGCTGGAGACTCTCTACGTGCTTAATGATCTGCATGaacctgtaatgtgtgtgtacctgtagtgGTGTTGGTGACACCGTTGACGGTCCCCTCCACGTCGGTCTCGTCCTCAGCGTAGCTCATGAGCagagctctctgtctgtctgtcagcagtctgcacagagacagaaggacagCACACAGGAGTCAGGGACAGCACACAGGAGTCAGAAGGACAGCACACAGAAggacagcacacaggacacagaaggacagcacacaggacacagaagGACAGCACACAGGAGTCAGAAGGACAGCAAAAAGGACACAGAAGGACAGCACACAGGAGTCAGGGACAGCACACAGGAGTCAGAAGGACAGCACACAGGAGTCAGAAGGACAGCACACAGGAGTCAGAAGGACAGCACAAACTGTAGGAATAATCTATTCCTTCCAACAGAGAGGAAGCCAGCATGGAGCCAGGAAGAGAACGGGAAGGAGGGATGTGatgtgtcatgtgatgtgtCATGTGACGTGTCATGTGACGTGTCATGTGATGTGTCATGTGACAGCTTGGGGTCTTACTTTGGGACTCGGATCTTGACGTGGACATAGTGATCTCCGAAGCCGTAGCCGCTGATCCGGGCGATCCCCTTTCCTGTGAGGAGGATCCTGTGGTCAGTCTGGACCCCAGCTGGGATCTGGAGACAACCAGCCAATCAGTGAGATGCTGTGATACTGACATAATCCTTAGtgtgcacatttgtgtgtgtgtgtgtgtgtcttacagtGAGGTTGAGAGCCTCGTACAGGCCCTGAGCGCGGGCCGTGCCCCCCAGTATGGCCTGAGCCACAGAGATGAGGACGTCAGAGTGGACGTCCGCCCCATCCCTCCGGAACACCGGGCTCCTCTGGACCTGCAGGACGCACAGGGGGATATGTCAAACCACTCCTATCCTCACGGCAAcggaatgtatttatttagctgtTTTCACAAGACCAGTTACAGGGGGACGGGAATATCGAGGGTGTCAGACCCACCCTGAACGTGATGAAGATTTCCTTGTTTCCCACTGGCATCCTGACTGTCTGGCCCTCCtcaacccctacacacacacacacacaccaggggtaTGACTTCAGACTCAcacagatgtatgtgtatgtgtgtgtgtgtgtgtgtctcaccagcagGCACGGGCACCATGACGGTCCTCCTCTGCTTGGTCTGCCCCGTGCCCCGGCAGCCTCCGCAGGGGGTGGAGATGACGGAGCCCTTCCCCCCGCAGCGCCGGCAGGTGGAGCGCATCACGAACGGCCCCGTGTTCACCGTCTCCTGCAGCGGCACAGCGGCGAGCACCGTTAGGCACACACTCCAGGacgtgacatcacacacactccaggacGTGACATCACACGCAACACAGGCCAAGAGAGTCTGGAGGGACTCAGTGATGCACTCTATTTATTATTACTCGCTTTGCATAAATGAATAAAGATATGAAGTGGGTGACCGTTTATTTAAAGGGAGCCATGATGGACTCACCATGCCGGAGCCGTTGCAGTGGTGGCAGTGCTGGACCTTGGTACCAGGTTCATGGCCTTTGCCATCGCAGCGCTGGCAGCTGGCGTCCATGTTGACGGTTATCTCCTTGTTGACGCCCTTGGCAGCCTGGGTGAAGGTCAGCTCCATGATGTACTGAGGACACAGCAGGGCACACACCCGGATGACCACAACATACCTGGGAGAAGATGGCTCACGTCTAGGATACATCACTCCACTCACTGTCTATGTCACTTAACTCTATTCTATCAATAGATAGACCAAGGTTCACCAATACTTCAATGTTCTCGTTTAGGGTTTTGCCTCCATTTTCTCTGCGCATCCCTGCTGACCTCTTGTGGCTGGTCGAACACAGCGTTAAAGTCTCCAAAGCCACGAGCTCCGGAGAACTCCCCGAAGATCTTGCGGAACAGTTCCTCCGGGTCCACGTGTGTGGCTTGGCCGCTCCAGTACTGCTGCTGCCCCGCCCCTCGCTGCCCCGCCCCCGCGTCGAAGCCCGCCGTCCCGTACGTGTCGTACTGTTTCCTCTTCACCTCGTCACTCAGCACCTGACCAccaggacacaaacacaaagtaaaCTAACCGCTCTGCACACATAGCACCTGACAGCCCTGCTGCACCAGAGGAGGGTGACAAGAGAGACCGACCAGAGGAGGGTGACAAGAGAGACCAACCAGAGGAGGGtgacgagagagagaccgacCAGAAGAGAGAGACCGATCCGGAaaagagtgaagagagagaccaaCCAGAGGAGGGTGACAAGAGAGAGACCGACCAGAAGAGAGAGACCAACCAGAAGAGGGTGACAAGAGAGACCGACCagaagagagtgaagagagagaccgactagaagagagtgaagagagagaccgaccagaagagagtgaagagagagatcgACCAGAaaagagtgaagagagagaccaaCCAGAGGAGGGTGACAAGAGAGAGACCGACCAGAAGAGAGAGACCAACCAGAAGAGGGTGACAAGAGAGACCGACCagaagagagtgaagagagagaccgactagaagagagtgaagagagagaccgaccagaagagagtgaagagagagaccgaccagaagagagtgaagagagagaccgACCTCGTAAGCCTCAGCTAGCTGAGCGAACTTCTCTTTGGCCTGAGGGTCGTCCTTGTTGGTGTCTGGGTGGTACTTCTTGGCCATCTGAAGGAGCACAGCAGACACATCAATCAATAACAGCAGAGGATCCATACCAGCCACATGTCTACTacatacagactgttccttgactctgaccaccaatATACCGTAGAACTAATACATTTTTGTTATCATCCTCAGAGTTTTAAAGCTAATGTTACGGCGCTTCGGATAAAAGTGAATGAATACAACAACAAATGTAACCAGGACGGATCCAGGTCTAGTCCTAGGGCTAACAGAAGACAAAGACCGGTTCTGATGTGGTTCTACCCACCTGGTAGTACGCTTTCTTAATCTCCTTCTGGGTGGCTGCGCGTGGAACACCCAGAATCTGGTAGAAGTCCTGCTTGTTTGCAGCAGGGGTGCTTGTGTGGAAGGACAGCGTGCAGATGACATGAGGGGACCTGATACTCGAAACTGAAACATCAACAGAACACGGGGACACTAAGTAGCGTCCTACAGTCCTAACAAACATGCGGGCATATTAGATACCTAGAAGTCTAGTTAAAACCGTTTGTTATTGATGACAGGTTGTATGAGTTTGCTGTCGaagaacaaaaataaacaaCTAGGGCCTATGTTACATGGTTACAGCACCTGGTCATAGGTTGGCAAGCTCCCCTGCACAACAAAGCTAGGGTACTGCTACTTAAGTTAGCGAAATAAACTACAGGCTGTAGTTGATTACATCACTTCCATCAGGTTATCACTGTATGGTGGTATATGGAACAGCGCACCCATATGGAACAGCGCACCCCTTCATACCAATGTCAACGACATGGTATCAGTCAGTCGCTTGCAACGCCACAACTAAGCAAAACGCTGGCTCAATGTAAGCTAGCTAGGAGGAAGCAACGAGCTAGCTAGTTTAGCTAGCTGTCTGAAGCTAGGCCCGCTCACCTGGCAGTCCGCTCAATGTCATGACGTTTCCCATCCCTCCACGTGATGATCTGCCTGCCGGCCAGATTTTCGGAGTTCCGATAGTGGAAAGACTACGGACACCCCCATGGAGAGTGGAGGCGAAGGCACACCCTGCACGCCTGTGTCCAGCGGACACGGCGATTGTCATCCAGCGTGTGGAACAGCGAGCCGCTGAGGACGCCATCATTACACCACTGACAGACCGacgctcaactgcgcatgtccaGACAGGCGCTCTGAATGTTGGGCTGCGTCAAGGGTATGGaggcaaatcagtgacataatgtctgaattttaaaaggcattgaatacttgatattgaaatttaaacacctCTGAAAAATCTGAGCCGAAAACATCCAGATTGCAACATCAGGGGGTACCAAGGTATTGCTTGCCTCGAATTTGAACCTGAACAGATCTGAACcttgaattcaaaaccaacaatgGTTTTTTACATTTCCATATTAAGTAGGCCtcttcaatgccttttaaaatccAAAACATTATATCACTGATTTGCTTGCATACCAGGATCCACATTACATTATTTCAACTGACACTTGCAAAGAGTACAGAGACAAATGTTCGCTGTGCATCTGCTGTTTTATTaaaaacacaattaaaataaacagTGACATTTAGAAACAGCACAGACATGAGAGAACACTAAAAGCCAGTTTGTAACATTTTAACAGCAACCATTCCATTCAGCAACCATTACAGTGTATTATTGGTTAAGCAGAGTACACACATACCCATGACAAGCGGTAGGCCTACTCTACATTGTGAAAGAACGGAGAAATAAAAGTTATGGTTGTGACAGGTCAGGAATTGGGGCTATGCAAATTGCTGCGATGCGTATTGCTACTTTTGTCTTGTActctaataaaaaaaaatattgttctCTCAGTTTACATCCCTGGGTTGCGATGACAGTATAAAATGACAAATTGCTTTCCGAAAAACTGCGCTTGCTTGTATAATATCAAATCCATAAAATTATAAAACCAGAACACAGTGAAAACGACAGGGATGACGTAGCCTGCTATAGGCGCCAAAAGACGAAACATTTAAAAGCAATTGGACTTAAGAGATTCAACCATGAC
Above is a window of Hypomesus transpacificus isolate Combined female chromosome 17, fHypTra1, whole genome shotgun sequence DNA encoding:
- the dnaja3a gene encoding dnaJ heat shock protein family (Hsp40) member A3a; this translates as MMASSAARCSTRWMTIAVSAGHRRAGCAFASTLHGGVRSLSTIGTPKIWPAGRSSRGGMGNVMTLSGLPVSSIRSPHVICTLSFHTSTPAANKQDFYQILGVPRAATQKEIKKAYYQMAKKYHPDTNKDDPQAKEKFAQLAEAYEVLSDEVKRKQYDTYGTAGFDAGAGQRGAGQQQYWSGQATHVDPEELFRKIFGEFSGARGFGDFNAVFDQPQEYIMELTFTQAAKGVNKEITVNMDASCQRCDGKGHEPGTKVQHCHHCNGSGMETVNTGPFVMRSTCRRCGGKGSVISTPCGGCRGTGQTKQRRTVMVPVPAGVEEGQTVRMPVGNKEIFITFRVQRSPVFRRDGADVHSDVLISVAQAILGGTARAQGLYEALNLTIPAGVQTDHRILLTGKGIARISGYGFGDHYVHVKIRVPKLLTDRQRALLMSYAEDETDVEGTVNGVTNTTTGKRSTGS